The Dyella caseinilytica genome has a window encoding:
- a CDS encoding DUF899 family protein yields the protein MTGVTTLIPAAELVKRNGVTIPHESAEYRRARNELLREEIELRRHIERVAAQRRALPPGGEVIGDYRFEGENGPVDFAGLFGDKQTLLVYSYMFGPQRERPCPMCTSMLSAWEGEARDMQQRIAVAVIARSPLKKLVAFKNERGWRELKLYADINGHYSRDYGAIGKEGSDIPALHVFTRRDGTIRHFWSGEMGDVTSDPGQDPRGAPDPMPLWTVLDMTPEGRGTDWYPKLAYAD from the coding sequence ATGACCGGAGTCACGACGCTCATTCCCGCCGCTGAACTGGTGAAGCGCAACGGCGTCACCATTCCCCATGAAAGCGCGGAGTATCGTCGCGCACGTAACGAACTGCTGCGTGAGGAAATCGAACTTCGCCGACATATCGAACGCGTGGCGGCACAGCGTCGCGCGCTTCCACCTGGGGGCGAAGTGATCGGCGATTACCGCTTCGAGGGCGAGAACGGCCCCGTCGATTTCGCTGGTTTGTTCGGTGATAAGCAAACCCTGCTTGTCTACAGCTACATGTTCGGCCCACAGCGCGAGCGGCCATGTCCGATGTGCACGTCAATGCTCAGCGCATGGGAAGGCGAAGCACGCGATATGCAGCAGCGCATCGCCGTGGCGGTGATAGCGCGTTCACCGCTCAAGAAGTTAGTCGCCTTCAAGAACGAACGCGGCTGGCGCGAACTGAAGCTGTATGCCGATATCAACGGCCACTACAGCCGTGACTATGGCGCTATCGGTAAAGAAGGCAGTGATATACCCGCGCTCCACGTGTTCACCCGGCGTGACGGCACGATCCGCCACTTCTGGTCCGGGGAGATGGGTGACGTCACGTCGGATCCTGGCCAGGATCCGCGCGGCGCGCCGGATCCGATGCCGCTCTGGACCGTATTGGACATGACGCCCGAAGGAAGGGGCACCGATTGGTATCCGAAGCTTGCGTATGCCGATTGA
- a CDS encoding DUF5690 family protein has translation MSLLSDIRRHPMAINLLAGSAAFLAYASMYAFRKPFTAASFDGLHLGGIDYKVWLVIAQVMGYMLSKVRGITWIAEIQRQRRARTLAGLIGFSWIALLAFALTPAPWNIPFLFLNGLPLGMVWGVIFGYLEGRRGTELMGACMCASFIVGSGVVKSVGMWLMVRWHVSEFWMPFTTGMLFIPPLCLATWVLEHLPAPDASDVASRSVRVPMDAATRRAFLIRFLPGIAMIVMAYVALTVTRDFRDNFAAEIWSDLGRGGDASVFTETEVPIAIAVLIITAFTMIVRDNLKALMLNHVLIFGGFAIAVLATWMHNHAMIDPIGWIGLSGFGLYLAYVPYNATFFERMLATFRVTGNVGFIMYIADSSGYMGSVAVILVKEFGGMHLSWASFYAQTVMTLSGIGMLITVVSAAYFYDKARRSRAPVAMPAAA, from the coding sequence GTGTCGCTTTTATCGGATATCCGTCGCCATCCCATGGCGATCAATCTGTTGGCCGGCTCCGCCGCCTTCCTGGCGTATGCGTCGATGTATGCCTTCCGCAAACCGTTCACCGCAGCCTCGTTCGACGGCCTGCACCTGGGCGGCATTGATTACAAAGTGTGGCTGGTGATTGCGCAGGTGATGGGCTACATGCTGAGCAAAGTGCGCGGGATTACCTGGATCGCGGAGATCCAGCGCCAACGCCGCGCACGCACGCTGGCCGGGCTGATCGGGTTTTCGTGGATCGCGCTGCTTGCCTTCGCGTTGACTCCGGCGCCCTGGAACATTCCTTTTCTGTTCCTCAACGGCTTGCCGCTGGGCATGGTGTGGGGCGTGATCTTCGGCTATCTGGAAGGCCGCCGCGGTACCGAGCTGATGGGCGCCTGCATGTGCGCCAGCTTCATCGTGGGCTCGGGCGTGGTGAAGTCGGTGGGCATGTGGTTGATGGTGCGCTGGCATGTCAGCGAATTCTGGATGCCGTTTACCACCGGCATGCTGTTCATTCCGCCGTTGTGCCTGGCCACCTGGGTACTTGAGCACCTGCCTGCACCGGATGCTTCCGATGTTGCCTCGCGCAGCGTGCGCGTACCGATGGATGCGGCGACGCGGCGCGCATTCCTTATCCGCTTCTTGCCCGGCATTGCGATGATCGTGATGGCCTACGTGGCGCTGACCGTCACCCGCGATTTCCGTGACAACTTTGCCGCGGAGATCTGGAGCGATCTGGGCCGCGGTGGCGATGCCTCGGTATTTACTGAGACCGAAGTGCCGATTGCGATCGCGGTGCTGATCATCACGGCCTTCACCATGATCGTGCGCGACAACCTGAAAGCGCTGATGCTCAACCATGTGCTGATCTTCGGCGGCTTCGCCATCGCCGTGCTCGCCACCTGGATGCACAACCACGCCATGATCGATCCGATCGGCTGGATCGGCCTGAGTGGCTTCGGTCTTTACCTGGCATACGTGCCGTACAACGCGACGTTTTTCGAGCGCATGCTGGCCACGTTCCGTGTCACCGGCAATGTCGGCTTCATCATGTATATCGCCGACAGCAGCGGCTACATGGGCAGCGTCGCAGTGATCCTGGTGAAGGAGTTCGGCGGCATGCATCTGTCCTGGGCATCGTTCTACGCGCAGACAGTGATGACGCTATCCGGCATCGGCATGCTGATTACGGTGGTTTCGGCGGCGTATTTCTACGATAAGGCACGGCGCTCAAGAGCACCGGTTGCGATGCCCGCAGCCGCCTGA
- a CDS encoding TetR/AcrR family transcriptional regulator C-terminal domain-containing protein produces the protein MRAGLKLLNEGGLEAVTLRAIAAELGVKAPTLYWRFKNKQDLVDDMASRVLVDWAESFRGLLPTVSWQDWALAYGVSLHGMLLRYRDGARMVSGSRLTDTRLYASMERALEMFQTHGIAPSAAALCMTTIYSYVIGFTIEQQAVLSPKGERDPRYALSEREALVDAERYPLSRSIGPDVFDNYEARLERGLRVIVAGFAQEISA, from the coding sequence GTGCGGGCGGGTCTGAAGTTGCTGAACGAGGGCGGCTTGGAGGCTGTGACGCTGCGGGCGATCGCGGCCGAACTGGGCGTCAAGGCGCCCACTCTCTATTGGCGATTCAAGAACAAGCAGGACCTGGTGGACGACATGGCGTCCCGGGTACTGGTCGACTGGGCGGAGTCTTTTCGAGGTCTTCTGCCGACCGTTTCGTGGCAGGACTGGGCGCTGGCTTACGGCGTGAGCTTGCACGGCATGCTGCTTCGCTACCGCGACGGCGCCCGTATGGTGTCTGGTTCGCGCCTCACCGATACCCGCCTTTACGCATCAATGGAGCGAGCGCTGGAAATGTTCCAGACCCATGGCATCGCGCCATCTGCTGCCGCGCTGTGCATGACCACGATTTACAGCTACGTCATCGGGTTCACGATCGAACAGCAGGCGGTGTTGTCGCCCAAGGGTGAACGCGATCCACGTTATGCCTTGTCTGAACGCGAAGCGCTGGTGGATGCAGAACGCTATCCGCTATCGCGCAGCATCGGCCCGGACGTGTTCGATAACTACGAAGCGCGCCTAGAACGCGGGCTGCGCGTGATCGTCGCTGGCTTTGCGCAGGAAATCTCGGCTTAG
- a CDS encoding FAD-dependent oxidoreductase: MTHPIQTEVLIVGAGPTGLMLACELARRDVPFRLIDAAPQPWNASRGKGLQPRSLELLDDLGVVDRVLEGGRFHLPLRFHDTDGGHEDRNLYENQEPSPQVPYGSPLMIPQWRIEGILRDRLAEWGGRIEFGTALENLAQDDAGVTTTLSRNGVTETAQTRWLVACDGGRSTARRLLDIAFLGETLETHRMFVGDVRVSGIDRDFWHAWRSKEGFVGLAPLPHTDAFQFQASLTMDMSTEPSLEVFQQILETRSGRSDIRLINASWMSYWRANVRMVDRYRVGRAFIAGDAAHVHTPAGGQGMNTGLQDAYNLGWKLAAVIRGADAALLDSYEEERLPVAASVLGLSSKLLERAVNAKHLVPKRGAETFQLDIHYRDSRLAQELRASPGQICAGDRAPDAPGLRKGDQVCRLFDLFRGTHFTVLAFGDGWESCLADIEARHGRLVKCVTIGESGWLDSEGHAVRGYDIQSDTLLLIRPDGYIGFAINDKAPAAVDAYLRLINP; this comes from the coding sequence ATGACTCATCCCATTCAAACCGAAGTCCTGATCGTGGGTGCCGGCCCTACCGGCCTGATGCTGGCGTGCGAGTTGGCGCGCCGCGACGTGCCGTTTCGACTGATCGACGCGGCCCCACAGCCGTGGAATGCCTCGCGCGGCAAAGGCTTGCAGCCACGCTCGCTGGAACTGCTGGATGACCTGGGCGTGGTGGACCGGGTGTTGGAAGGCGGCCGATTCCATCTTCCCCTGCGTTTTCACGACACGGATGGCGGTCACGAGGATCGGAATCTCTATGAAAACCAGGAACCCAGTCCGCAGGTCCCTTACGGCTCGCCGCTGATGATTCCGCAATGGCGCATCGAAGGCATCCTGCGTGACCGGCTTGCCGAGTGGGGCGGTAGGATCGAATTCGGCACCGCGCTCGAGAACCTCGCGCAGGACGACGCCGGCGTCACCACCACACTATCGCGCAACGGCGTCACCGAAACGGCGCAAACCCGTTGGCTGGTCGCGTGCGACGGTGGCCGCAGCACCGCGCGGCGCTTGCTCGACATCGCATTTCTTGGTGAAACGCTGGAAACGCATCGCATGTTTGTCGGTGATGTCCGGGTCAGCGGTATTGATCGTGATTTCTGGCACGCTTGGCGCAGCAAAGAAGGGTTTGTAGGGCTTGCGCCGTTGCCACATACCGATGCCTTCCAATTCCAGGCTTCGCTCACGATGGATATGTCGACCGAACCATCGTTGGAGGTGTTCCAGCAAATCCTTGAAACACGCAGCGGGCGCAGTGATATCCGCCTGATCAACGCGAGCTGGATGTCGTATTGGCGCGCCAACGTGCGCATGGTGGATCGTTATCGCGTTGGCCGTGCGTTTATCGCAGGCGATGCCGCGCATGTGCACACACCAGCCGGTGGGCAGGGCATGAACACCGGTCTCCAGGACGCATACAACCTCGGCTGGAAACTCGCCGCCGTCATCCGCGGCGCAGACGCTGCATTACTGGACAGCTATGAAGAAGAACGCCTGCCAGTGGCGGCGTCCGTGCTGGGTCTGTCGAGCAAACTACTGGAGCGCGCCGTCAACGCTAAGCATCTGGTGCCCAAGCGCGGTGCAGAAACCTTCCAGCTCGACATTCATTACCGCGATAGCCGTCTGGCCCAGGAACTACGCGCGAGCCCGGGTCAAATCTGCGCCGGTGACCGCGCACCGGATGCGCCGGGTCTGCGTAAAGGCGATCAGGTATGCCGTCTGTTCGATCTATTCCGCGGTACGCACTTCACCGTGCTGGCCTTCGGCGATGGATGGGAATCGTGCCTAGCCGATATCGAGGCGCGTCATGGGCGCTTGGTGAAGTGCGTGACGATCGGCGAATCAGGCTGGCTGGACAGCGAAGGTCACGCGGTGCGCGGATACGACATTCAGTCCGACACGTTGCTGCTGATTCGTCCGGATGGGTATATCGGGTTTGCGATAAATGACAAGGCACCGGCAGCTGTGGATGCTTATCTGCGCTTGATCAACCCATAG
- a CDS encoding MFS transporter yields MNQRSFHRGIARVTTATSFGFALVQLDVTIVNVALPRMATDLHAGVAGLQWVVDAYALTFAVLLLGMGYLGDRLGARKVYLAGMALFGLASVLCGCATHAVTLIIGRALQGLGAAAMMPCSLALLSHATAHEHSLRARAVGWWTAAGSITIAAGPIVGGLLMSVANWRSIFFVNIPVCLLGAWLTLRVPETEHKSKHKHFDLPGQLLAILALTGLTTAVIEVHPLGWTHPLVLSCIAIVLICVPWFLRVESRSPAPMLPLHFFRAHGFSAAVLYGIVMNFTYYGIVFLLSLYLQRVHGYSALRTGLAYLPLTATFFGVNIFSGWLVGAVGARLPMVLGALIDAAGFGLFLLLGAASPYLLMLPAFALLPSGMGLGVPAMTTTVLSAVEKEASGTASGVLNSARQAAGAMGVALFGALAGDSNALIVRGLHVSSLISVVLLLMVAVLAFRTISAVVVRKDGSADVVEY; encoded by the coding sequence ATGAATCAGCGATCTTTCCATCGCGGCATCGCGCGTGTCACCACTGCGACCAGTTTCGGCTTCGCGCTGGTGCAGCTGGATGTGACTATCGTGAATGTCGCCCTGCCGCGCATGGCAACCGACTTGCACGCCGGCGTGGCGGGTTTGCAATGGGTGGTGGACGCGTATGCGCTGACCTTTGCAGTGCTGCTGCTCGGCATGGGCTATCTGGGCGACCGCCTCGGCGCGCGTAAGGTCTATCTCGCTGGCATGGCCTTGTTCGGCTTGGCGTCGGTGCTATGCGGATGCGCGACACACGCTGTGACCCTGATTATCGGTCGGGCGCTGCAAGGTTTGGGCGCGGCAGCGATGATGCCGTGTTCGCTGGCTTTGTTGAGCCACGCGACAGCGCACGAACACAGCTTGCGCGCACGCGCCGTCGGCTGGTGGACCGCCGCGGGTAGCATCACCATCGCCGCCGGTCCGATCGTTGGCGGTCTGCTGATGAGCGTCGCCAACTGGCGCAGCATTTTCTTTGTGAACATACCGGTATGCCTGCTGGGTGCATGGTTGACCTTGCGCGTGCCGGAAACCGAGCACAAGTCAAAGCACAAGCACTTCGATCTACCTGGGCAGCTGCTTGCCATCCTGGCGCTTACCGGGCTCACGACCGCCGTCATCGAGGTGCATCCGCTGGGTTGGACACATCCGCTCGTGCTCTCTTGCATCGCGATCGTGTTGATCTGCGTACCGTGGTTCCTGCGGGTGGAGTCGCGTAGTCCCGCTCCGATGTTGCCCCTGCATTTTTTTCGCGCACACGGCTTCAGCGCCGCCGTCCTGTACGGCATCGTCATGAATTTCACTTATTACGGCATCGTATTCCTGCTCAGTCTTTACCTGCAGCGCGTACACGGCTACAGCGCCTTGCGCACCGGACTGGCCTATCTGCCGCTGACAGCCACCTTCTTCGGCGTGAACATTTTCAGTGGCTGGCTGGTAGGAGCCGTCGGCGCGCGCCTGCCGATGGTATTGGGCGCGCTGATCGATGCAGCGGGTTTCGGTTTGTTCTTGTTGCTGGGCGCCGCGAGTCCTTACTTGCTGATGTTGCCCGCCTTCGCCTTGCTACCCAGCGGCATGGGATTGGGCGTGCCTGCCATGACGACTACGGTGTTGTCGGCCGTGGAGAAGGAAGCCTCGGGCACCGCGTCCGGTGTGCTCAATTCAGCGCGGCAGGCCGCGGGAGCGATGGGTGTGGCGTTGTTTGGTGCGCTGGCAGGCGACAGCAATGCGCTGATCGTGCGTGGTTTGCATGTCTCCTCGTTGATTTCGGTGGTGCTGCTGTTGATGGTTGCTGTGTTGGCGTTCCGCACTATCAGCGCTGTGGTTGTCAGGAAGGATGGCAGTGCGGACGTCGTGGAATATTGA
- a CDS encoding S53 family peptidase, with amino-acid sequence MKTEHVMMCVSIAAALAALPSIALASDSNAALAGIDTTEAPRVTQTVDNSVVSALGNTHLSLINNATFTGAVDDATPMNHMQLILQRSALRASALESLIDAQHDPSSAKFHQWITPTEFGDNFGVADADINAVKSWLTSQGFTVNTVYPNKSQIDFSGTAGLVHQAFHTQENHYIVNHVSHIANAGDISVPAALRDVIVGVAGLNDFRPQPLHVPPQVAQFDSSKHNFKLKSSATTTPGGQAVNFPSLGARGFVPYDMQTIYNVSPLYTSGFTGTGITIAVVEDQDMDVSDWPNFVSQFGLAGYGGTFQQIQPQLTPSTGNCTDPGGNSPDGESIETVLDSEYSTAMAPGANIWVATCSDSDAGASSNFFGGVYLAADNLINNTNPAGRPNVISASYGYGEGFTDAASKTAIDLMWAQGDAEGISVFVSAGDSGSNPSFNGSIINGVGIDANSFGTSPHDTVVGGSDTADILDGTTSKYFNSTPNAVYGTAKSYVPEITWNTSCGNTVAAQELVGLSALQFCKNALIYDPDGYYVTSESGSGGPSSVDAKPSWQRIVYGAAKDQSRDVPDVSLFGGSYGGYSWVILCTGAYPCTANFTSPVELVAGTSLSSPMFAGIQALIDQGLYQAGAWSPDQGNAAPTLYELARNEYGGATGSTPSTLDGCNSNNGTKGTSKCVFYNITGGGNSTQCIQLQGETTPDCYFYGTIANFEGFYGPTQVGLTSTSTSKYNSTTAAFAAKPGWSFANGLGSVNAVNLLSAWKKFNYLP; translated from the coding sequence GTGAAAACCGAGCATGTGATGATGTGCGTATCGATCGCAGCGGCCCTCGCCGCACTGCCCTCGATCGCCCTGGCTTCTGATTCAAATGCAGCATTGGCCGGTATCGACACGACCGAAGCGCCGCGCGTAACACAAACGGTCGACAACAGCGTGGTTTCTGCGCTGGGTAATACGCACCTTTCGCTGATCAACAACGCAACGTTCACCGGCGCTGTCGATGACGCCACGCCGATGAACCATATGCAGCTCATCCTGCAACGCAGCGCTTTGCGGGCCTCGGCGCTGGAATCGCTGATCGACGCGCAACATGATCCTTCTTCCGCCAAATTTCACCAGTGGATCACGCCCACGGAATTCGGTGACAACTTCGGTGTAGCAGATGCCGATATCAATGCCGTGAAATCGTGGCTGACCTCACAAGGGTTTACCGTCAACACGGTCTATCCGAACAAGTCGCAGATCGATTTCAGCGGTACCGCCGGATTGGTTCACCAAGCCTTCCATACACAGGAAAATCACTACATCGTCAATCACGTCAGCCATATCGCCAATGCCGGTGATATAAGCGTTCCGGCGGCACTGCGTGATGTCATCGTCGGCGTTGCCGGTCTTAACGACTTCCGTCCGCAACCTTTGCATGTACCTCCGCAGGTTGCTCAATTCGATAGCTCCAAGCACAACTTCAAGCTCAAATCGTCAGCTACGACCACGCCGGGAGGCCAGGCGGTCAATTTCCCGAGCCTCGGTGCACGCGGCTTCGTGCCATATGACATGCAGACGATTTATAACGTCAGCCCGCTCTATACCAGCGGCTTCACCGGTACGGGCATCACCATTGCGGTGGTGGAAGACCAGGATATGGATGTATCGGATTGGCCAAACTTCGTCAGCCAGTTCGGGCTTGCCGGTTATGGCGGCACGTTCCAGCAGATCCAGCCACAGTTGACGCCCAGCACCGGCAATTGCACTGATCCGGGTGGCAACAGCCCCGACGGCGAAAGCATCGAGACTGTGTTGGATTCGGAATACTCAACAGCGATGGCGCCAGGCGCGAATATCTGGGTAGCTACCTGTTCGGATTCGGATGCCGGTGCCTCCAGCAATTTCTTCGGCGGCGTGTATCTGGCTGCGGATAACCTGATCAACAACACCAATCCCGCCGGCCGTCCCAACGTGATCAGCGCCAGCTATGGTTATGGCGAGGGCTTTACCGATGCGGCCAGCAAGACGGCGATCGACTTGATGTGGGCGCAGGGCGATGCCGAAGGTATCTCGGTATTCGTATCGGCGGGCGACTCCGGTTCCAACCCGAGTTTCAACGGCAGCATCATCAACGGTGTCGGCATTGATGCCAATTCGTTTGGCACATCACCGCATGATACGGTCGTCGGAGGATCGGATACCGCCGACATTCTCGACGGCACCACCAGCAAGTACTTCAACAGCACGCCGAATGCGGTCTACGGTACGGCGAAGTCGTATGTACCGGAAATCACCTGGAATACGTCCTGCGGCAATACGGTAGCGGCGCAGGAGCTGGTGGGCTTGTCCGCGCTGCAGTTCTGCAAGAACGCGCTGATCTATGACCCGGATGGCTATTACGTGACATCGGAAAGTGGCAGCGGCGGTCCTTCGTCGGTCGATGCCAAGCCGTCCTGGCAGCGTATCGTGTATGGCGCGGCCAAGGATCAGTCACGTGACGTGCCGGACGTGTCGCTGTTCGGCGGCTCCTATGGCGGGTACTCGTGGGTCATTCTTTGCACGGGTGCGTATCCGTGCACAGCCAACTTCACCTCGCCGGTGGAACTGGTTGCCGGCACGTCGTTGTCGTCCCCGATGTTCGCCGGTATTCAGGCGTTGATTGACCAAGGCTTGTATCAAGCCGGTGCGTGGTCGCCCGACCAAGGCAACGCTGCGCCGACCTTGTACGAACTGGCGAGGAATGAATACGGTGGCGCCACCGGCTCCACGCCATCCACGTTGGATGGTTGTAATTCCAACAATGGCACCAAGGGCACGAGCAAGTGCGTGTTCTACAACATCACGGGCGGCGGTAATTCCACCCAATGTATCCAGCTTCAGGGTGAAACGACGCCGGATTGTTATTTCTACGGCACGATCGCGAACTTCGAAGGGTTCTATGGACCTACTCAAGTGGGCCTGACCTCGACCAGCACCAGCAAGTACAACAGTACGACCGCGGCCTTCGCGGCGAAGCCGGGCTGGAGCTTTGCCAACGGCCTGGGTTCGGTGAACGCTGTGAACCTGTTGTCCGCCTGGAAGAAATTCAACTATCTGCCGTAA
- a CDS encoding GGDEF domain-containing protein has protein sequence MQLQAQLRVGAALLLAVAAVISVYVFLGYADAYRQSKQNLKTLTGYDQVLKAGNAISAERAPSNILLSLDQDAGQLYESTEAQMTAARQRTDLALEQLHRLVQTLPSDNPDQAELTHAQQSLLQARTSIDQLVRHAPSDRSPQALQDVIDEMIIARKQLDPLISDFYGQAVRDAPAQAGIMHMARVFSDLREYSGRIGSMLIVPLSTPEPISPARQLIIAKLRGHIDQLHRLMPSHIDPNAQGDDDIGRMRVQVEHGFFGHTLPLIDQLVARSGSDYKLRAAAFTRQLTPDLMDLEKLEGLFMQQALAQVSQVRKDNRRHMMLIGTYLLAFFLFVLTVLRAAERLVIRPLLLARQEIINLANGDLRRTLRAGNSAEVRALHEALDTLRRHHINSMQLAVERDELSKALRRQAHTDALTGLWNRHALEEITGDLSAEPVRLSKERGLILIDVDYFKPINDEHGHVVGDLVLREVAGRIRRFVTTPHMAFRYGGEEFAILSNGLSMKELCLLAESIRHAIASDAIMAHSSLKLAVTASFGVAKGDTNVLTWMDLLNAADTALYQAKAQGRNQLVSAERSSS, from the coding sequence ATGCAGCTTCAAGCACAGCTTAGGGTCGGAGCCGCGCTTTTGTTGGCAGTGGCTGCAGTCATCTCCGTCTACGTGTTCCTGGGATACGCGGACGCCTACCGGCAGAGCAAACAAAACCTCAAGACGCTCACTGGCTACGATCAGGTGCTGAAGGCCGGCAACGCGATCTCGGCCGAGCGTGCGCCGTCCAACATCCTTTTGAGCCTGGATCAGGACGCGGGTCAACTGTATGAGTCCACCGAAGCGCAGATGACGGCAGCGCGCCAGCGCACGGACCTCGCGCTGGAACAGCTCCATCGCCTGGTGCAGACACTTCCCTCCGACAACCCGGACCAGGCCGAGCTGACACACGCCCAGCAATCGCTGCTGCAGGCCCGCACCAGCATTGATCAACTGGTCCGGCACGCACCCTCCGATCGATCGCCACAAGCGCTGCAGGATGTCATCGACGAGATGATCATCGCGCGCAAGCAACTTGATCCGCTGATCAGTGATTTTTACGGCCAGGCCGTGCGAGACGCGCCGGCCCAGGCTGGCATCATGCACATGGCACGCGTATTCAGTGATTTGCGCGAGTACAGCGGTCGCATCGGTTCGATGCTGATCGTGCCGCTCTCCACACCCGAACCGATCAGCCCCGCGCGGCAGCTGATCATCGCCAAGCTGCGCGGCCACATCGACCAGCTGCATCGCCTGATGCCCAGCCACATCGATCCGAACGCCCAAGGCGACGATGACATCGGTCGCATGCGGGTGCAGGTGGAGCACGGCTTTTTCGGACACACCTTGCCGCTGATCGATCAGTTGGTCGCGCGTTCGGGCTCCGATTACAAGTTGCGTGCCGCAGCCTTTACCCGGCAGCTGACACCCGACCTGATGGACCTGGAAAAGCTCGAGGGCCTGTTCATGCAGCAGGCGCTGGCGCAGGTCAGCCAGGTGCGCAAGGACAACCGCAGGCACATGATGCTGATCGGCACCTATCTGCTGGCGTTCTTCCTGTTCGTGCTGACGGTATTGCGGGCGGCGGAGCGGCTGGTGATCCGTCCCTTGCTGCTGGCGCGCCAGGAAATTATCAATCTTGCGAACGGCGATTTGCGCCGCACGCTGCGGGCGGGAAACAGCGCGGAAGTACGCGCCTTGCATGAAGCACTCGACACGCTACGCAGGCACCACATCAACAGCATGCAACTGGCGGTGGAGCGTGATGAACTGAGCAAGGCGCTGCGCCGCCAGGCGCATACCGATGCGCTGACTGGCTTGTGGAACCGGCACGCGCTGGAAGAAATCACCGGCGATCTGTCCGCCGAACCGGTGAGGCTGTCCAAGGAGCGCGGCCTGATCCTGATCGATGTGGATTACTTCAAACCGATCAACGACGAGCACGGCCACGTCGTGGGCGATCTGGTACTGCGCGAGGTGGCCGGCCGCATTCGTCGCTTTGTCACCACGCCGCACATGGCGTTCCGTTATGGCGGCGAGGAGTTTGCGATTCTGAGCAATGGCCTGTCGATGAAAGAACTCTGTCTGCTGGCCGAAAGCATTCGGCACGCCATCGCATCGGACGCGATCATGGCGCACAGCAGTCTAAAGCTGGCCGTGACCGCCAGCTTCGGTGTCGCCAAAGGTGACACCAACGTGCTGACCTGGATGGATCTTCTCAATGCCGCCGACACCGCGCTCTACCAAGCCAAGGCACAAGGACGCAATCAACTGGTGTCCGCTGAACGCTCGTCATCATGA
- a CDS encoding Lrp/AsnC family transcriptional regulator, giving the protein MPESPVLDDFDRDILRRVQLDARITGEEIGAEIGLSAAAVQRRLKRLRELKVIIAEVAIVDPKAVGQTMSFVVAVEMERERADMLDAFRAAACADSNVQHCYYVTGVADFILIVVARDMDDFEAFTRRLLFDNPNIRHFTTSVVMGRDKAGQVLPL; this is encoded by the coding sequence ATGCCTGAAAGTCCCGTTCTCGATGACTTTGACCGCGATATTCTTCGTCGGGTACAGCTCGACGCGCGTATCACCGGCGAAGAGATCGGCGCTGAAATTGGGCTCTCCGCAGCCGCGGTGCAGCGGCGGCTGAAGCGCCTGCGCGAACTGAAGGTCATCATTGCCGAGGTGGCCATCGTCGATCCGAAGGCCGTGGGCCAGACGATGAGCTTTGTCGTTGCGGTGGAGATGGAGCGCGAACGCGCCGACATGCTCGATGCCTTCCGCGCCGCCGCCTGCGCCGATTCGAATGTCCAACACTGCTATTACGTGACCGGCGTGGCGGACTTCATCCTGATCGTGGTCGCCCGCGATATGGATGACTTCGAGGCATTCACCCGCCGCCTGCTGTTCGACAACCCCAATATCCGCCACTTCACCACCAGTGTGGTCATGGGCCGGGACAAGGCTGGCCAGGTCCTACCGCTTTGA
- a CDS encoding glutathione S-transferase family protein → MKLFYQTHSPYARKVLVMAHEVGLADRLQVIHYETSPTARNEDVFGVNPLGKVPVLIPDNGPVLFDSNVICEYLDGLHARQRAIPSDIGERMLSLRLQALAQGLCDAGILLRHETERRPEPYRYPAMRDGQAQKLVSAYDFLEHQEPAIDPDNANAPHVDIGQIALATALSWLAFRNMPAFEPRRPRLSEWYRRFLQRPSMLATPLAGETVD, encoded by the coding sequence ATGAAACTCTTCTATCAAACGCACTCACCCTATGCACGCAAAGTCCTGGTCATGGCGCATGAAGTCGGGCTTGCCGATCGCTTGCAGGTGATCCACTACGAGACCAGTCCTACTGCCCGAAACGAAGACGTCTTCGGCGTGAATCCGCTGGGCAAGGTGCCGGTGCTCATCCCCGACAATGGCCCGGTGTTGTTCGATTCGAACGTGATCTGCGAATACCTGGATGGTTTGCACGCGCGGCAGCGCGCCATTCCATCTGACATCGGCGAACGCATGCTCAGCTTGCGGTTACAGGCGCTCGCGCAGGGGCTGTGCGACGCCGGCATTCTGCTGCGCCACGAAACGGAGCGGCGTCCGGAACCGTATCGCTATCCCGCCATGCGCGACGGGCAGGCGCAGAAATTGGTCAGTGCGTACGACTTCCTGGAACATCAAGAGCCAGCGATCGATCCCGATAACGCAAACGCGCCGCATGTCGATATCGGGCAGATCGCGCTTGCCACAGCGCTGAGCTGGCTGGCGTTCCGAAACATGCCCGCATTCGAACCCAGACGTCCGCGCTTGTCCGAGTGGTATCGCCGCTTTCTGCAACGTCCCTCCATGCTCGCCACGCCGCTCGCCGGTGAAACCGTCGACTAG